The Solanum pennellii chromosome 4, SPENNV200 genomic interval TCTTGATAAGATTGGAGCTTGCACGGGGCTTGATGAGCTTCAATCTTTGGTAGGTAAAACGAGTCTTAACTTCATcgatttcttattcttttacGAGGCTatgttgaagaaaaataatgaagaaaagataaaagaagacaACATGAATATCAATGATAATAGTTTGGAAGATGATCTTGTTGAAGCATTCAAGGTGTTTGATTTGAATGGAGATGGTTTTATATCATGTGAAGAGCTTCAAAAAGTGTTGTCAAGATTAGGATTATGGGATGAGAAAGAAGGAAGTGATTGTAAGAACATGATTCACATGTATGATACTAACCTTGATGGACTTCTTGATTTTGAAGAGTTTAAGAACATGATGTTGGTGTCTAAATCTTGAGACTATTCATAATTTGTAACTAATTGTTGACTTCTTTTTATAATGTTTTTGAAACTTTCTTGTGATCAACATTGTTATGATGACTTTTATATATTATGGTTTATTAACTTCTTATATTGTATTATGCTTTTAACATATTCCATGGTACTCAAGACTTTGTATATTTGTTGgacaaatatgaaattttcttcaaataataaGTAGAATATTAACTAACTACATTTAAGCAAAACGGTGGGTGGGTCCGACAGGCTCACTACGGATGAATCCATGCTCCCCTTTCGAGATCATATATAGcagtattatattttttgtaaaaaagttaaaatataaatatctgaACCCTCACTCCGAATATCATATAATGTGATGATATATGATTTAGTACATCTCTCTATGTGAGGTTAGAAATTTGAATATTCTAtttatcttgttttatttttctttttaaaattagaaaacacCTTTCTAAGTGGTTATCGATAGAacttttgatatttaattaattcatatgtATATAAGAATTCCTTATTGTCTGTTCTATTATCATAATTACTTGAATgcatatgaaaaatgaaatagttTAGACTATGATAATTTAAATCTTATCGAGAATGTAAATctacaaaataaaatggatGTTTGCATTAAAGAACGTCACTATTATCTCACGTGATTGCGTtagtctttttaatttttttttattgttctgagttaaaattttaacataAGACTTCATTTCGATTACTGAATTGTGCATGTGAAAAATTTTCAACTAGTTTATATTAAGTTTGTAGTGTATTtagaataaatatgaaaatttaccaAGTGCAATGATAGAGGCTATTATTGAAAACTTCTTTCTTTGAGCCAAGttgtcataatttatttatttttttgattcatttatctttataaattaaaatgtttgaataacCCAAATCGAAGTCTAAACTTGTTATTTACAAGGTCAAAAATAGAAGtaaatatttgattgttttaATGAACACATTTATTCGtatattcataacatttaaATCTCGAATCCACCTCTAGTTatagattataattataaaaataataaatattgagCGATCATTAAAATgcatatttattgataaaagaaGGATAACAAAAAGAACCATCGATAAAAAAATGATCTAATGCATAAAGTGTTTCATGTttatgcaaaataaaaaaaggacgATACATGTAGTCATGTAGACAATCTAGCTACCTAATACAAACACTAGCAAGTATTTTCAGAATTTAAATTCGAAATATATAGATCACACGAAGATAATATTAACATTGTTCCAAcaacccatttcaatttgtaTCCAATTGATATTCTACCAGATAAGGAGCAAAGTCTAAACATACAAATGGAGGAAAAAAGTTTTGAGAATATAATGCAAGGTCCACAATTTTAAAGTTATGGACACAAATGATATACCTTGTCAAGAATCTTCACTTCTGTCCTCGGATAAAAAAATGTATCTTTTCGTACATATAATTATTGTGatatgtatttttagtttttactcttaaatttaaattatttaatttgatataaatatctaatattaGTAAGTTTTTGTTGTTTACggtattaattaattgaatgtctgagattcataatatttttttagaatttcataGTGTATAGACCTAATTAGATcatttttctgttcttttccaaattataaaaatctctTAAATTTAATGGAACTCAAATATATCCCATAACGTTTCAATACCGTCTCAATTCCGAATATCGCTCAATGTAACGTTATATCGAATTTCAGTTTCGAATAAATAATTTAACGTCTTGACACATCACGTCTTGATTTCAAATAAATCACGTAAAATGATGTATCCAAAAATTggaattaattataaaaagatttctaatgatataaattttttaaaatataataaaataagttatatttttaaataattttttaaggaCACGTTCGACGATGAAAGGgataattaactttaaaaatctcactatattaatcataataaactccttttttattgtattttaatcGCCCAGTCAAAcagaatttttaaatatgaattctCAAATATTCCTTTAGATAACTTTACGAAATCTCATCGTTAGCTAGAATTAGGGAGTACTATATCTAAGCAAAaaggatttatttttttttataattttctccGTCTCAAATTAAAtgtctttgatttattttaaaatatcttttttttatagtaatattttacATGACAAGTTTaagatcattttaaaaaattatacacatCTAAtcgtaaatttttaaaaagttattcattttttaaattttatattcagttaaattaaaatatctaaattaaaATGGCAgaagtaaatattatttttaatggcGCACGTAATGCACGCCAAACTGTAACGTCATAcgaaaaatttggaaaaaaaatgtctagactttacttttaaatatattttataagtcTTTGGTCAATTGGTCAGATGGCCCAAATTTGTTAAAGATTCACTGTTTTCGTGATAGAGATGGAGCTAGGTGGAGTTTATGGATTTGAAGGTAtctataaaattttttatagattttatatttgtattataaaatctctaaaaaaattttaatttaaaattctaaactCTTAATTTTGACTTCGACTCTGTTTTCATAAGCAACAAACATTAGTTTGTTATAATCCACAAACttcttatgttgataatttATCTATAATTATGggtaaaataggaaaaaataattaattctgtCTTGATTTAATTAGTGATCTACTAATATGAAACAAATATTTTAGTAAgatgtttttattaaatatagaaatgaGATagtactttctctctctctctaattattgttcatttttttttttagttgtgtATTACTAGTCcattttgaaaaatcaagaaaggacaatttTTATTACCTATTATATagtcaattaattactttaaaaaatgtagaacttcttaaaaatcttcaatttttaatgcattcactttatatttaattaatagatataaaataataaaattactatgtcaataattattttatagacAAGTAATTAAGAACGGAGGATGTAATTTAACAATGGAGAAGAGTCACGAGCACACGTCTTTGTAGAATTCAAATGATATTAAAGGGTATATTTGTCATtagataataaattatttgaggatatttttaataaattatatttagaaattatgtaaaaagtttatgaatcacaataattaataattttaatattcttaaaaattatataaagattTATCGTCAAATAAAAAGTTGCTGACTCTCCAAATTTCATTTCTATCCTATAAAATGGAACAAGGAGCAATGAAactaaaaacattttcaataatttatatatttgcaaATTACGagattacaataattaataacttaaattaGTCTAAATTCTAtcaaaaattttttttgattgattctcaaaattctatttttaaaataacatatattgaaCACACACTCCGCATATCTAGTTATGATAACATATGTTTACGTAAGTGAATTTCTGGTGTTATAATGTATAGTTTTATGTTTTCAGAATATATCATCGGAGGCAAAATTAAGGAAGTGCGTTGCTAAACAATTATTGTggattaattgttaaatttccACTTCCAAGCTTATGAGCAGACTCAAAATTTCCCAATTGTTATTCCATCCacttgtattttgtatttattttatattgtattttatatttattttgtatcaattttATTCGAAATACAATTGTATTTATCCTCTCTTTGATTAGATACAAATACATTTGACAGAGAGGATGAATCCATATTATATTCGTATGGATACAAATATGattgatacaaaaaaatataaaatacaattgaaATAACATACAAAAGAGAGGGAGAAGAGGCAAGGGACAACGGGGAAGTCTTTGttataaaaacaatatattgctctttttgtaatattttaattatagtcgtttttataaatatattattttcatttattaactTAACTCAATTAAATTCGTTCAAATTTAACTCAACGTAACTTCCACATTTGACACCTTTAGCTATTTCATGACCATGTAGCATCCTATTTTAGATAGAGCAATATTTCACTCACTATAACATTTTTTAGATCATAAATTTCCCTTGACTTCTTTTTATTTGGATGGAGTAGGTTTGAATAGGCAGTTTTggttatttcaaaataaacaacttGTGGATTGGGACCATTTCTCTTTAACTACTAGGGTTAGAATAGGAGAAGTCCAtgctaattattattatgaagtGTATGTGTCTTTCATTTTGATTCTCATCCACTTCTTCTATATGTGTTCTTTCTTTTGTATGCTTTTGTTGTAAAAGTTATTCAGacataaatatttagaataGAGTcggattaaatttaaatttatgttgaaaagTCTCATGCACAGTGAAAAATAAAGTACTctataataaaaacaattccATGAGCAAGGGAAATTCAAACTCGGTGAAGGAGTACTTACAACTCCACCACAATATTAATCCTTATTTAATTTTCCTTTCTATGCTTGTTCTTAGCAATTACTCTTCAAGGTTTGACATTCGCATTAAAACCTGATTAATTTGAATACACATAGTGTAAGACCTCATTTTGAAGAGAAGCACTCCCTATtggaaaaacatttttattccCAAGGTTCAAGCTCTCGAGACAGGTGATTAAGAAAGGAACAATCTCACATTCTTTAGTGGATTGTTGAGGGCGAGGTCCCTCAATGAGCTCAAGGGACAAAAGAACTAAAagatgaaaaaacaaaatagttGCAAGGCAGGGTTAAGATTGAAAGGCATAATCTAGGACTTTTTATTCTCTGTGGTCCTAAAATACATTCATTATGGATTGTTCATAGCTCTGGCCAAATATATTATAGTAGTACATTtcttataaaaattttcatttataaatatcTTAAGTTTATTTTACACCACAAATAATATCTTATAAATTGAGACGAAAAAGAATATAACTTTGACAATATTACTTTCTATGACATTGTATCTTGAACGTGTGAAATTTGCTTTGTGTATTTCGATTATATTCTCCTAATTGGAAGTTGTGATACAGACAAAGGAAATTTCTAGAAagtttacttatatatatgaagtcAATAATAAACATAACTCTTCAAGCCAACGAAAAAACACAGAAATTACTAGTAATActtatttgttttgattgaatTTATAAATGTCTgcttattttcttataaaaaccTTTCTTCCAAGAAACTTCCTATTTAATATTTTCCAATTTCAACCACAAGTAATGTCTTGtgattgttatatatatatatttttttttaggtaTACTAGTCCGTACAAGTAAAGGACATGGGATATTTCCTCTCAATATCTTGATTGAAGTACTATATATAGTACTACATCTTCTTTGAAGTTTTTCTCTAAAGCATCATTATTTCGCGTCAGAAATTTACTGACTCGATTAATTCAGAAAGCCCTCGATATAACTTCATTTTTCGATCATGTCTCCGATCAACTCAATTAATTTGTCAAAGATCTTCTCAAAGCTTGACAAGAATGGTGATggccttgtgtgtcttgatgagTTAAAGGGATTTCTTGATACAATAGGAATTATTGCAAGCCAAGAGGAGCTAGAGTTGCTACTTGGTAAAACAAGCCTAGACTTcattgattttttcttcttctatgaTGCTATCACAAAGGCAAATATTAATAAAGGTAGCAATTATAAGCACGAGGATCgagaaaatgttttcttggaaaatGACCTACGTAAAGTGTTTAGAGTATTCGATTTAAACGAGGACGGATTCATATGTTGTGAGGAGCTGCAAAGAGCATTGTCAAGATTAGGATTGTGGGATGAACAATGTGGGAAAGATTGTAAGAGTATGATCAATGTTTATGACAAAAATTTAGATGGAAAACTTGATTATGAGGAGTTTAAAGACATGATGTTTGATAATTAATTAGAATTAGAGGtatgtaaataatataatataatataatcccGCTTACAATCTAccaagaaaaaaatgttttagtTTTATGCATTTGGATTAATGATGTTAGATGGTTTGCTGGGgatttaattttatagttttgttgaactttatattactattatattaCTAATAGACTTTTAATATACTCTACAAATATTAAGCTGCTGACTTTTCTCTTCTACTTGTTTGTTCATAATTTCGTATAAAtaactttcaacatttgaatttgaatgtttATACTTGcaagaattcaataatatttcaatCAGATCTTTTTCTTGCAATATCAGCAAACCTTAATTGACAGTTAATGGggccaattaattaaataattataatagagcgcatattattatttatgtaggAATTAGTTGTGTTGTGATCATGTATTCATTATTCCATCTTACATAAAACAATATCGATGTCGTATTAATTTTTCACATAAATAACTTACTTCCTAGCTAGCTACCAAACGTGATAttacttaataaaattttatacctgCATAACTCACCTTAAAATCGGCCAAACAAAAAGTGTAAATGATTGTTACACAATCAAGTCAATGAGAGTATATAGCAACTGAAATCAAATCTGAGGCTCTTGCAATCTTTTTTAGAGCTAAGTAACAAAAGATTACTTGTAAGGttagaaataaatacaaattaaataaaaaaagtaaccAAATTGCTCAATTATTTactgtatatataaaaaaaaaaaaagatttctcTCCAGAGGCTTTATCAATTTTGTATTAGATCATCTATCTTCTTTAGAAATAAGTGAGTGTTATATCAAAACATATAGCTGACACGAGATGTTTTGTGCACTGAGCTGCTCTGTTTTATTAGAGACGCTTTTCGCCAATCAATAGCTTCCAATTGGAATGAGGTCCCTCGCTGCTATCATACTTAAATGACACCCATCCTAAGGCCTGTACAATTTCTATGAGCTCTTCGATAACAGGTGTGGTGTCACGAATATAAACTCGTCCCCCGGGACGAAGAATTCTGTCTATTTCTAGCATGATAGTTGTCACATTGCATCTGCATGAATGAGATGTGAGGATATATAATCAATCACCTTCACATAAAATGAACTGCTTCGATGAATCACATTCATCGAAAAGTTTAATGCAAAGTGAAGAAGTATTATACCTGTTTTTTTCGACTGAGAAAAGAGCAGCAGCGTGGACTAAATCATACGTTCTTGGATAAGTATCAAATGGCTCACACCTGGAGGTCAAAACAAAAGGATTTAAACAGGTCAAGCTATTCGTGTCCACGTTCTAATTTGTTGGTACGAAGTGGTTTTCAAACCACtgaaattgattttgatgtaagcCAGCCCCGTTATTCATTTGATACATGATCATCTAGAGTGCAATCTAAGATGCTCAAATCCATATAGACATGTTATCAAATCTACTAACGAACAAAAGAGAGAACTCTATGATCTATAGTACAAGCCACATCGTGTAGTGCACTAATTTTGGCTGTACTTGAATACCATGATCCGTCACCAAATCTGATGATTAGACTCCTGAAAAAACTTATAAAACATTTGATGTAAATACTATCCACAGAAGGAGAAGTGTATTTTACCAGTCATGCGTGACTCCGATGAAACCCCGGTCATATAGAACAGGCAGTGTATTAGGACCACTAATGGGAACAACATTCATAACCCAGCAATCGAAGTTGAAATCATGCAACGCAGCTGCAAACCTACCAAAACATCTCAACAATTAGGAGCACTGCAAGCTTAAAATGTTTTTCGAATTTCAAAAGCTTTAGATGTCAGCAGAGCATATGTAAAATGGAATGAATAGGTCTAATTCTTTTAAATGAAACATACCCCCCATATACAGCTCTCATGTCCAGCACGTTTCGTAGGTTTAACTTTTCCCAACGGAAAGCACCAATATATCCTTTTATTACAGCATACCAAAAATTTGACTCCGCTTTATAAATTTCCCTCCTAGATAATTCAGCATCCATTTTTATACTAAACAGCCTGTCCGGTGGAGAGTGAAGGCGTGCAGGCCAAGCAGTCACGTTAGCTCCATAGCCATTCTCAGGTAATTGGGTAATACATTTCGTTAAATTTACATTCCTGCCACAAAGAATCAATAAAACAAGCATCAGCccacataactacaaattcaatTACAACCTTGTTACAATGTATTCGGTTTTCTTAAGACCCCTATCGTCAGTCATCCCCTGAAATTTTTGTAAGAAACAATATGTATACACACGCAGACATACTCTATTAAGATAAATTCATGTAGATAACAAATAGGACTAGTTGATATGAGTAAATGACTAAACAAGAGCCAAGGAAAATGTTAGGCAAGCAT includes:
- the LOC107017114 gene encoding probable calcium-binding protein CML44, whose amino-acid sequence is MSTLNESHIQRIFDKLDEDGDGLVSLDELKELLDKIGACTGLDELQSLVGKTSLNFIDFLFFYEAMLKKNNEEKIKEDNMNINDNSLEDDLVEAFKVFDLNGDGFISCEELQKVLSRLGLWDEKEGSDCKNMIHMYDTNLDGLLDFEEFKNMMLVSKS
- the LOC107017137 gene encoding probable calcium-binding protein CML44, with the protein product MSPINSINLSKIFSKLDKNGDGLVCLDELKGFLDTIGIIASQEELELLLGKTSLDFIDFFFFYDAITKANINKGSNYKHEDRENVFLENDLRKVFRVFDLNEDGFICCEELQRALSRLGLWDEQCGKDCKSMINVYDKNLDGKLDYEEFKDMMFDN